TGCTGGCCATGGGCCGGGACGGCGTCGCCGTCGAGGTCCCGCCGGTCCCGGTGGACGTGGTCAACGGCCTCGGCGCCGGCGACGCGTTCGGCGGCGCCCTCTGCCACGGGCTGCTGTCCGGCTGGGACACCGGCCGCACGGTCGCCTTCGCCAACGCCGCGGGCGCGATCGTCGCGGGCCGGCTGGCCTGCTCCGACGCGATGCCCACCGAGGCCGAGGTGGCGCAGAAGCTCCGCGCGGCGGCCCCCACCCTCATCGAGCGAAAGGCATGACCGACGTGCTCTCCGACCATGTGACCCGGATCGTGGCCGCCCGGGTCAACGATCCCGGCGCCGTAGCGGCCGCGGCCGCCCGCCGGGTGCAGGCCTCCTCGCTGCTCGGCGAGCACGGCAAGGCGATGATCGTCGCGGCGGACCATCCGGCGCGCGGCGCCAACGGCGTAGGCGGCGACCCCACCGCCATGGCCGACCGCTTCGCCCTGCTGGACCGCCTCTGCCTCGCCCTGGAGCGGCCCGGCGTGACGGGTGTGCTGGCCACCGCCGACATCCTGGAGGACCTGCTGCTGCTCGGGGTCCTGGACGGCAAGAGCGTCTTCGGCTCCATGAACCGCGCCGGGCTGGCGGGTTCCGTCTTCGAGATCGACGACCGCTTCACCGGCTACGACGCCGAGACGATCGCCGCGATGGGCTTCGACGGCGGCAAGATGCTCACCCGCATCGCCCTCGACGACCCGGCGACGCCGTCCGTGCTGGAGAACACCGCCCGCGCGGTCGACGCCCTCAACGACCGTCGCCTCATCGCCATGGTCGAGCCGTTCCTGTCCTCCTGGGTCGACGGGAGGATCCGCAACGACCTCTCCCCCGACGCCGTCGCCAAGTCGATCACCATCGCCTCGGGGCTCGGCCGCCGCACCGCCTACACCTGGCTGAAGCTGCCGGTCGTCGCCGACATGGAGCGCGTCCTCGCCTCCTCGACGCTGCCCGCGCTGCTGCTCGGCGGCGAGGTCACCGACCCCCAGGCCGCCTTCTCGTCCTGGGGCAAGGCCCTCAAGTGCCCCACCGCACAGGGCCTGGTGGTCGGCCGTTCGCTCCTCTACCCCTCGGACGGCGACGTCGCCGGCGCGGTGGACCGGGCGGTGAGCCTGCTGTGACGACCACGATCCGACTCACCACGGCTCAGGCCCTCGTGCGCTTCCTGGCGAACCAGTACAGCGAGCGCGACGGCCAGGAGCAGCGGCTGATCCCTGGTGTCTGGGGGATCTTCGGGCACGGCAACGTGGCCGGGATCGGGCAGGCGCTGCTTCAGGCGGCGACCACCGGCGAGGCCGATCTGCCGTACTACTTGGCGCGTAACGAGCAGGGCATGGTGCATGCGTCGGTGGCGTACGCGAAGATGCGCGACCGGCTGGCGGCCTTCGCCTGCACGGCGTCCACCGGTCCCGGTTCGACGAACATGATCACGGGTGCGGCGCTGGCGACGACCAACCGACTGCCGGTGCTGTTGCTGCCGTCCGACATGTTCGCGACCCGGGCCGCCGATCCGGTGCTTCAGCAGCTGGAGGACGGCCGGGGCGGGGACGTCACGGTCAACGACGCCTTCCGGGCGGTGTCGAAGTACTTCGACCGCGTCTCGCGTCCCGAGCAGCTGGTCCCGGCCGCGCTGGCGGCGATGCGGGTGCTGACCGATCCGGTGGAGACCGGTGCGGTCACGCTCGCGCTGCCGCAGGACGTGCAGGCGGAGGCGTACGACTGGCCGGCGGCGTTCTTCCGGCGGCGGGTGTGGCACGTGGGCCGGCCGATGCCGGAGCCGGCCGCGGTCGAGCGGGCCGCCCGGCTGCTGCGGGGCGCGCGCAGGCCGCTGATCGTGGTGGGCGGCGGGGCCGTCTACTCCGGTGCGGAGACCGTGCTGCGGGCGTTCGCCGAAGGCACCGGGATCCCGGTCGCCGACACGCACGCAGGCAAGGGCGCGGTGCCCTGGGACCACCCGTACGCGGTCGGGGGCCTCGGCTCGACCGGCTCGTACGCGGCCAACGAGCTGGCCCGCGAGGCCGACGTCGTGCTCGGCGTCGGCACCCGGTACTCGGACTTCACCACCGCCAGCCACACCGTGTTCGGCGACCCGGACGTCGCCTTCGTCAACCTCAACGTGGCCCGCCTGGACGCGGTGAAGCACTCGGCGGAGCCGCTGGTCGCCGACGCCCGCCTCGGTATCCAGGCCCTCGCCGGCGCACTCAGCGACTGGGAGGTGGACCAGGAGTACCGGGACAGGACACGCCGACTCATCGCCCGTACAAGGGAGATCGAGGAGACCTGCTTCGCACCGGAGCGGAACACCGGCGAACTCCCCGCCCAGACGCAGATCCTGGGCGCGCTCAACGAGGTGCTGGGCGACCGCGACGTGGTCATCAACGCGGCGGGCTCCATGCCCGGCGACCTGCAGCAGCTGTGGCGGGCCCGGGATCCGAAGGCCTACCACGTCGAGTACGCGTACTCCTGCATGGGGTACGAGGTCGCCGCCGGCGTCGGCGCGAAGATGGCCGATCCGTCGCGGGAGGTCGTCGTACTCGTCGGCGACGGCTCGTATCTGATGATGGCCCAGGAGATCGTGACCATGGTCTCCGAGGGTCTGAAGGTCATCGTCGTCCTGGTCCAGAACCACGGCTTCGCCTCCATCGGGGCGCTGTCGGAGGCGCTCGGCTCGCAGCGGTTCGGCACCAAGTACCGCTTCCGCGACGGCGATTCGGGCCAGCTCGACGGCGACGTACTCCCCGTCGACCTGGCCGCCAACGCTTCCTCGCTCGGTGCGGACGTCCTGCACGCCACCTCCGTCGACGAGTTCCGTACCGCGATGGAGAAGGCGAAGGCCTCCCACCGCACGACGGTCGTGCACGTCGAGACCGACCTGTACGGGCCCAACCCGCCCGGGCACGGCTGGTGGGACGTGCCCGTCGCCCAGACGTCCGCCCTGGACTCCACCCGCGCCGCGTACGAGACGTACGCCTCCCACAAGCTCGACCAGCGCCACTACCTGTAAGGACACCCTCACGTGAAGACCATCCAGCACTGGATCAACGGGTTGCCGGTCACCGGTGGGAACCCCAGCACCGCGCCGGTGTTCAACCCGGCCACCGGCCAGGAGCAGGCGCGGGTCGTGCTCGGCGGCGGTGCCGATGTCGACGCTGCCGTCGCGGCTGCCGCTGCCGCCTTCGAGACCTGGTCGGAGTCGTCGCTCGCGCAGCGCACCCAAGTGATGTTCGCCTTCCGGCAGCTGCTCGTGGAGCACGAGGAAGAGCTGGGTCGGATCATCTCGGCCGAGCACGGCAAGACGGTCGACGACGCGCGCGGCGAGATCACGCGCGGCCGGGAGGTCGTGGAGTTCGCGTGCGGACTCGGCGACGTGCTCAAGGGCTCGTTCTCGGACCAGGTGTCGCGCGGTGTCGACGTGCACGACTTCCGGCAGCCGCTCGGTGTCGTCGCGGGCATCACGCCCTTCAACTTCCCGGCCATGGTGCCGCTGTGGATGCACCCCATGGCCATCGCCACCGGCAACACCTTCGTCCTCAAGCCCAGCGAGCGCGACCCGTCAGCCGCGAACTTCGTCGCCGAGCTGTACAAGAAGGCGGGCCTTCCGGACGGCGTCTTCAACGTCGTGCACGGCGGCAAGGACGCGGTCGACGCGATCCTCACCCACCCCGGCATCGAGGCGGTCTCCTTCGTCGGCTCCACCCCGATCGCCAAGTACGTGCACGAGCAGGCCACTTCGCACGGCAAGCGGGTCCAGGCCCTCGGCGGCGCGAAGAACCACGCCGTCGTCCTGCCCGACGCCGACATCGAGTTCGCCGCCAACCACATCACGGCGGGCGCCTACGGTTCGGCCGGCGAGCGCTGCATGGCCGTGTCGGTGGCCGTCGCGGTCGGTGACGCGGCTGCCGACGCGCTGGTCGAGGCCCTGGAGCGCAAGGCCCGCGAGGTCAAGGTCGGTCCCGGTGACGTGCCGGGCGTCGAGATGGGGCCGCTCGTCACCAAGGCGTCGCAGGAGCGTGTCGAGAACGCCGTCGGCGTCGCCGCCACGCAGGGCGCCACGGTCGTCGTGGACGGACGCGGGCTGAAGATCGACGGTCACGAGGAGGGCTTCTTCACCGGACCGTCCCTGCTCGACCGGGTCACCGCCGAGATGGACGCGTACAAGGAAG
This window of the Streptomyces sp. NBC_01275 genome carries:
- a CDS encoding aldolase, translating into MTDVLSDHVTRIVAARVNDPGAVAAAAARRVQASSLLGEHGKAMIVAADHPARGANGVGGDPTAMADRFALLDRLCLALERPGVTGVLATADILEDLLLLGVLDGKSVFGSMNRAGLAGSVFEIDDRFTGYDAETIAAMGFDGGKMLTRIALDDPATPSVLENTARAVDALNDRRLIAMVEPFLSSWVDGRIRNDLSPDAVAKSITIASGLGRRTAYTWLKLPVVADMERVLASSTLPALLLGGEVTDPQAAFSSWGKALKCPTAQGLVVGRSLLYPSDGDVAGAVDRAVSLL
- the iolD gene encoding 3D-(3,5/4)-trihydroxycyclohexane-1,2-dione acylhydrolase (decyclizing), whose protein sequence is MTTTIRLTTAQALVRFLANQYSERDGQEQRLIPGVWGIFGHGNVAGIGQALLQAATTGEADLPYYLARNEQGMVHASVAYAKMRDRLAAFACTASTGPGSTNMITGAALATTNRLPVLLLPSDMFATRAADPVLQQLEDGRGGDVTVNDAFRAVSKYFDRVSRPEQLVPAALAAMRVLTDPVETGAVTLALPQDVQAEAYDWPAAFFRRRVWHVGRPMPEPAAVERAARLLRGARRPLIVVGGGAVYSGAETVLRAFAEGTGIPVADTHAGKGAVPWDHPYAVGGLGSTGSYAANELAREADVVLGVGTRYSDFTTASHTVFGDPDVAFVNLNVARLDAVKHSAEPLVADARLGIQALAGALSDWEVDQEYRDRTRRLIARTREIEETCFAPERNTGELPAQTQILGALNEVLGDRDVVINAAGSMPGDLQQLWRARDPKAYHVEYAYSCMGYEVAAGVGAKMADPSREVVVLVGDGSYLMMAQEIVTMVSEGLKVIVVLVQNHGFASIGALSEALGSQRFGTKYRFRDGDSGQLDGDVLPVDLAANASSLGADVLHATSVDEFRTAMEKAKASHRTTVVHVETDLYGPNPPGHGWWDVPVAQTSALDSTRAAYETYASHKLDQRHYL
- a CDS encoding CoA-acylating methylmalonate-semialdehyde dehydrogenase, whose amino-acid sequence is MKTIQHWINGLPVTGGNPSTAPVFNPATGQEQARVVLGGGADVDAAVAAAAAAFETWSESSLAQRTQVMFAFRQLLVEHEEELGRIISAEHGKTVDDARGEITRGREVVEFACGLGDVLKGSFSDQVSRGVDVHDFRQPLGVVAGITPFNFPAMVPLWMHPMAIATGNTFVLKPSERDPSAANFVAELYKKAGLPDGVFNVVHGGKDAVDAILTHPGIEAVSFVGSTPIAKYVHEQATSHGKRVQALGGAKNHAVVLPDADIEFAANHITAGAYGSAGERCMAVSVAVAVGDAAADALVEALERKAREVKVGPGDVPGVEMGPLVTKASQERVENAVGVAATQGATVVVDGRGLKIDGHEEGFFTGPSLLDRVTAEMDAYKEELFGPVLAVVRVDSLDEAIDLINANPYGNGTALFTGSGEAARRFQRRIKVGMIGINVPVPVPMSYYSFGGWKDSLIGDSPVHGPEGVRFYTRPKVVTTRWPQPAQQVNAGFNFPTSN